A stretch of the Theileria equi strain WA chromosome 1, complete sequence genome encodes the following:
- a CDS encoding hypothetical protein (encoded by transcript BEWA_030900A): MDPNSTSSDGGHKAKSITNYNAVARHYTGLNRYIIILLYCIPISVASSIYFNWSSVSRLLIRAGIYEWHCSSADIAEKSAHKIKCEVQRLKISHLLVLTRSCDMAVSVLTGSLVDKFSQRYVMLAGNIFLILGWLALAFNGQDDRLVLFAFCCIGLCASCVFMSALNVISLFSDSSGLAICFVVSVADDISTNIPLILNGMFTLFGPDGFERVCIFYIFFSVVPTMIIGLTAMPVKSWTTCIKEYERTIKPALEMNDSTLSISEETNNAPEDMKEYTAESPKRKNLKASIQDLSQSAILYLATPRFVIILICFIITNFSNIFMSNLFLKYYDDDEDVEFMSEILLSAQFIPGLILGHLFDRFSASKVNYSLNVLSILAFVLLYVHNTTTGYMFCFLQAILICVDFSTLMVYINLLFPAEHMTTITGFTLFFDGFVSLMLSYADDAMLEATTDIPIFISFGLLLVRLLLFIYLHHMINEEELTGRCVSDQGNCEVALA, encoded by the coding sequence ATGGATCCAAATAGTACCTCCTCTGATGGAGGACACAAGGCAAAATCAATTACGAATTATAATGCCGTTGCTCGCCATTACACAGGGCTAAACAGAtatatcatcattcttctctactGCATTCCAATATCAGTTGCGTCGAGTATTTATTTTAATTGGTCCTCTGTATCACGTTTGTTGATCAGGGCTGGAATTTACGAATGGCACTGCTCAAGTGCCGATATAGCTGAAAAATCAGCACACAAAATAAAATGTGAAGTTCAAAGGTTAAAAATATCGCACTTGTTGGTGTTGACAAGAAGTTGCGATATGGCTGTATCTGTCTTAACAGGGTCCCTAGTGGATAAATTTAGTCAAAGGTATGTTATGTTAGCTGGGAATATCTTCTTGATTCTGGGTTGGCTTGCGCTGGCTTTCAACGGTCAAGATGATCGCTTGGTCTTATTTGCGTTCTGCTGCATTGGTTTATGTGCGTCATGTGTATTCATGTCTGCACTCAACGTTATTAGCCTTTTTTCTGATAGCAGTGGGTTGGCTATTTGCTTCGTTGTTAGTGTGGCAGATGATATTTCTACCAACATTCCTCTCATATTGAATGGCATGTTTACCCTGTTTGGGCCAGACGGATTCGAGAGAGTCTGCATATTCTACATCTTTTTTTCTGTGGTACCAACCATGATTATTGGATTGACAGCCATGCCCGTCAAGTCATGGACGACATGCATCAAAGAATATGAACGTACAATCAAACCTGCGCTTGAGATGAATGATTCTACTCTTTCTATTTCTGAAGAAACTAACAATGCACCAGAAGATATGAAAGAGTACACAGCAGAAAGTCCTAAGCGTAAGAATCTCAAGGCTAGCATACAAGACTTATCGCAATCTGCAATTCTTTATTTGGCTACACCACGTTTTGTAATTATACTCATTTGCTTTATCattacaaacttttcaaacaTATTTATGTCCAACCTCTTTTTGAAGTATTATGAcgatgatgaagatgttgaaTTTATGTCAGAGATTTTGTTGTCTGCACAATTTATACCAGGACTTATACTAGGGCATTTATTTGATCGATTTTCAGCATCGAAAGTGAATTACAGTCTCAATGTCCTCTCTATTCTGGCATTTGTGCTACTGTATGTGCACAACACGACAACCGGATACATGTTCTGCTTTCTCCAAGCGATACTCATCTGTGTGGACTTTTCCACACTCATGGTGTACATTAATCTCTTATTCCCTGCGGAACACATGACCACAATAACAGGATTCACGCTGTTTTTTGATGGATTTGTCTCTCTTATGCTATCATATGCTGACGATGCTATGCTTGAAGCAACTACTGATATACCCATCTTTATAAGTTTTGGTCTTTTATTGGTCAGGCTACTCCTGTTTATCTACCTCCATCACATGATAAATGAGGAGGAGCTTACTGGTCGTTGCGTTTCCGACCAAGGCAACTGTGAGGTGGCTCTAGCTTGA
- a CDS encoding 60S ribosomal protein L11, putative (encoded by transcript BEWA_030910A) has translation MAGDNVMRDIRINKLVLNIGVGESGDRLTRAGKVLEQLTEQKPVFSKCRFTIRSLGVRRNEKIACHVTVRGKKALDILERGLKVKEYELKKKNFSDTGNFGFGIQEHIDLGLKYDPSTGIYGMDFYVQLVRPGYGVTKRRRCKSRIGKQHKVTKEEAMKWFQDTFDGLIFN, from the exons ATGGCTGGCGATAATGTGATGAGAGATATTCGCATCAACAAACTGGTACTAAATATCGGTGTTGGCGAG TCAGGCGATAGGCTGACCCGTGCCGGAAAGGTTTTGGAGCAGCTAACAGAGCAAAAACCGGTCTTTTCGAAATGTAGATTTACCATCCGTTCCTTGGGAGTTCGTAGAAATGAAAAAATCGCTTGTCACGTTACCGTACGCGGCAAGAAGGCACTCGACATCTTGGAAAGGGGTCTCAAGGTCAAGGAGTACGAACTCAAGAAGAAGAACTTTTCTGACACTGGAAACTTTGGATTCGGTATCCAGGAACATATCGATCTTGGCCTCAAATACGACCCATCCACTGGTATCTACGGAATGGACTTTTACGTCCAGCTGGTCAGGCCAGGCTATGGCGTCACCAAGAGAAGGAGATGCAAGTCCAGAATTGGCAAGCAGCACAAGGTCACCAAGGAAGAAGCCATGAAATGGTTCCAGGACACCTTTGATGGTCTCATCTTCAACTAG
- a CDS encoding 40S ribosomal protein S18, putative (encoded by transcript BEWA_030920A): MSISITTSEQFQHILRILNTNVDGREKVIIALTAIRGVGRRMATVVCKEAGIDVTKRAGELTQDEINKVVTIIGSPAQFKIPSWFLNRQKDVKEGKHMHHAANALDSCLREDLERLKKMRLHRGLRHYWGLRTRGQHTKTTGRHGRTVGVAKKK; the protein is encoded by the coding sequence ATGTCAATCTCTATCACTACATCGGAACAGTTTCAGCACATTCTTCGTATCCTCAACACCAACGTTGATGGTAGAGAAAAGGTCATCATCGCCTTGACCGCCATCAGAGGTGTTGGTCGTCGTATGGCCACCGTAGTTTGCAAGGAGGCCGGAATCGATGTCACCAAGAGGGCAGGTGAATTGACCCAAGATGAAATCAACAAGGTAGTCACCATTATCGGCTCTCCAGCCCAATTCAAAATCCCATCGTGGTTCCTCAATAGACAAAAGGATGTCAAGGAGGGCAAGCATATGCATCATGCTGCAAACGCTTTGGACTCATGCTTGCGTGAGGATCTCGAAAGGCTCAAGAAGATGCGTTTGCACAGAGGTTTGAGGCACTACTGGGGCCTTAGGACCCGTGGCCAACATACTAAGACCACCGGCAGACACGGAAGAACTGTTGGTGTCGCAAAGAAGAAGTAG
- a CDS encoding hypothetical protein (encoded by transcript BEWA_030930A), protein MQYVLIISKIIAFVSQFHLPTTHCTEKGNTEDSTGNISVTGYINIKNETYRATCNCPSHIETLENMVYRNKGLCQPSKLKVRSHNVIPSDKYSVIYNIFKRIPLDDFVEIKDTHISSMDGRITKKSLFSPGGDLGLFIQTLFIMFNGQASSEDMVTNLMRQYVQSMPPKSKFSHATDEDAISDICKALQWDSIDLTNINSSYQLQVKELITKYYGDRYLQFLSQVYRDNPEKNSTFKALGHGAIGLIIHSVNAFYNILWDKNDQTWEKMKLDILHGEFKPEFIVEISVSRGCELAEKSPIITPKVDNKQILVYTEYAANIKRKNIATFIYKSPDLKTRSHTFDEILLQLDRYGKYIVKNIYSFQLIYQWKILVCEIST, encoded by the exons ATGCAATATGTTTTAATCATATCGAAAATCATCGCATTTGTATCGCAATTCCATCTGCCAACTACACACTGTACCGAAAAGGGAAACACGGAAGATTCTACCGGTAATATCAGCGTCACTGGCTACataaatatcaaaaatgaAACATATAGAGCCACCTGCAACTGTCCATCCCATATCGAAACCCTGGAGAATATGGTCTACAGGAACAAAGGGCTATG TCAACCGTCGAAGCTCAAAGTCAGAAGCCACAATGTGATTCCAAGCGATAAATATAGTGTCATCTATAACATATTCAAACGTATCCCTCTGGATGATTTCGTAGAGATAAAGGACACACATATATCCTCTATGGATGGAAGAATTACGAAAAAATCACTCTTTTCTCCAG GCGGTGATTTGGGTTTATTCATACAAACGCTGTTTATAATGTTCAATGGACAAGCTTCATCAGAAGACATGGTAACAAATCTAATGCGCCAATACGTGCAAAGTATGCCTCCAAAGTCCAAATTCTCCCATGCCACTGATGAAGATGCAATCAGTGATATATGCAAGGCTCTGCAATGG GATTCAATCGATCTAACAAACATCAATAGCTCTTACCAACTCCAAGTAAAGGAGCTTATAACAAAATAC TATGGAGATCGGTACCTGCAATTTCTATCACAAGTGTATCGCGATAACCCAGAAAAAAATAGTACGTTTAAAGCGCTCGGACATGGTGCTATAGGACTAATTATACACTCAGTAAACGCATTTTACAATATTTTATGGGACAAAAATGACCAAACCTGGGAAAAGATGAAGTTGGACATTTTGCATGGAGAGTTCAAACCAGAATTCATTGTTGAGATATCAGTTAGCAGGGGGTGTGAATTGGCAGAAAAATCACCGATCATCACTCCCAAAGTAGACAACAAACAAATTTTGGTATATACCGAATACGCAGCCAAcataaaaagaaaaaatatcGCAACATTCATATACAAGTCTCCCGATTTAAAAACGCGCTCGCATACATTTGATGAAATACTCCTTCAGTTGGATAGATATGGTAAGTACATTGTAAAAAATATATACTCTTTTCAGCTCATTTATCAATGGAAGATTTTAGTATGCGAAATATCTACATAA
- a CDS encoding hypothetical protein (encoded by transcript BEWA_030940A): MHLGCKFIYELIYQLRVEGTSWSIINLNDDILFDLCSGSLELRLSQRAVKPLIEMVLKKMPEATPDRIVKVICGFSNYFNDFKLTSNSAMWVFLRTKKSEEKDIDALRLAANNSLNMLDSRHGNKHIAFRTAIEYAKVIGMTKINDFKDLTTLSKFMFSISSTVSAFTYHDYQIVSRKMMDIMRTKENWHSSVFSQILWSMYMGRFINIEIFELISSQVMNTIHTLPTDHLTLCIFPLIHFFPLDRQLMVLTLDYTKDILLRIGDCNKHHRFFQDIEVQLVRIIWSIIISDVSECDEKFTKDLLWCISNINWDRFLLHCKVQDIRKISQICTMLELDVFRGKSLDVKLTSLFPSRVLDAVEHDNEMSQDINRISVSQDRVRRVLDKLGVLYRSEFTVYRSIIVDFAVSKDKIEFKPDLLIEVDGPHHYIVRHSFNNHSDEDYELIRNRKTATKYRFVIIHFYILFRLLSLLGLNVATVPWIEGYRGKLDKFVEDILRDGNVPFG, translated from the coding sequence ATGCATCTAGGGTGTAAGTTTATTTATGAGCTAATTTACCAACTTAGAGTTGAAGGAACATCTTGGTCCATTATAAACTTGAATGACGATATTTTATTTGACTTATGCTCTGGGTCACTTGAGTTGCGTTTGAGTCAAAGGGCGGTTAAACCCCTTATAGAGATGGTGCTTAAAAAAATGCCTGAAGCGACACCAGACAGAATTGTAAAAGTTATATGTGGGTTTTCCAATTATTTTAATGATTTTAAATTGACCAGCAACTCAGCTATGTGGGTTTTTCTTAGGACAAAaaaatctgaagaaaaagaCATAGATGCGTTAAGACTTGCTGCTAATAACTCGCTAAATATGCTAGACTCTCGACATGGCAATAAGCATATAGCTTTTAGGACCGCTATAGAATATGCTAAGGTTATAGGTATGACAAAGATCaatgattttaaagatttGACAACCCTTTCTAAGTTTATGTTCAGTATTTCTTCAACTGTAAGCGCGTTCACATACCACGATTATCAAATTGTCTCAAGAAAAATGATGGATATTATGCGTACGAAGGAAAATTGGCATTCTTCAGTTTTTTCGCAAATTCTCTGGAGCATGTATATGGGTCGGTTTATAAACATAGAGATATTTGAATTAATATCATCGCAAGTGATGAATACTATCCATACTTTACCTACTGATCATCTGACACTATGTATATTTCCTCTCATACATTTTTTTCCATTGGATAGGCAACTAATGGTTTTAACATTAGACTATACTAAAGATATACTTCTTAGAATAGGTGATTGCAATAAACACCATAGGTTTTTTCAAGATATAGAAGTTCAATTGGTTAGAATAATCTGGTCTATTATTATCTCCGATGTATCTGAATGCGATGAAAAATTCACAAAGGATTTGCTTTGGTGTATATCTAACATAAATTGGGACAGGTTTCTATTGCATTGTAAAGTACAAGACATTAGAAAAATTAGTCAAATATGTACTATGCTCGAGCTTGATGTTTTCCGTGGGAAATCATTGGACGTGAAACTTACATCTCTGTTTCCTTCACGAGTGTTGGATGCAGTTGAGCATGATAATGAGATGTCACAAGATATAAATCGAATATCGGTATCCCAGGATAGAGTTAGACGGGTCTTAGATAAGCTTGGAGTGTTATATAGGAGCGAATTTACCGTTTACAGATCTATAATTGTAGATTTTGCTGTATCTAAGGACAAAATTGAGTTCAAGCCTGACTTGCTCATAGAAGTGGATGGACCACATCACTACATTGTTCGTCACAGTTTTAACAATCACTCAGACGAAGACTATGAACTTATAAGGAATAGAAAGACAGCTACCAAGTATAGGTTTGTTATAatacatttttatattttatttaGGCTATTATCTCTTTTGGGATTAAATGTTGCAACAGTTCCTTGGATAGAAGGATACAGAGGCAAACTGGATAAATTTGTCGAAGATATTTTGAGAGACGGCAACGTTCCATTCGGTTAA
- a CDS encoding hypothetical protein (encoded by transcript BEWA_030950A), giving the protein MILANTDLYENHFNLSNIMIFSGTTIVTCDIHGEIQRDSLPVAHIVLLERIAILMNFVIGDIKKRAIKLEATDIKQLLMTYVELPPRLLNSTFLYREIRGIFSEPRKALIKTISTQVDSLSDVDIINLFPFVYRDVGNKMLLAKFLKRVEEIFSGKIPDMTLESFVMLIKAAGELSFSNHVSKTLEQKLINIRSKMRFPADTLTEGSVFGQKEDGLI; this is encoded by the exons ATGATTTTAGCCAATACGGATTTGTATGAGAATCATTTtaatttatcaaatataaTGATATTTTCTGGTACCACTATTGTAACATGCGATATTCATGGAGAAATTCAAAGAGACTCCCTACCGGTTGCCCACATCGTCTTACTGGAAAGAATAGCGATTTTGATGAATTTTGTTATAGGAGACATAAAAAAAAGAGCCATTAAACTAGAAGCTACTGATATAAAGCAGCTTCTTATGACTTATGTTGAGCTTCCTCCTAGACTGTTaaattctacatttttatatagGGAAATTAGAGGGATATTTTCTGAACCAA GGAAAGCACTGATAAAAACTATTAGCACTCAAGTGGATAGTCTAAGTGACGTGGATATCATTAATCTGTTCCCATTTGTCTATAGAGACGTTGGAAACAAGATGCTCTTGGCTAAATTTTTGAAGCGTGTCGAGGAGATTTTTTCGGGGAAAATTCCAGACATGACTCTTGAAAGCTTTGTAATGTTGATTAAGGCAGCAGGTGAattatccttttcaaaccaTGTTTCAAAAACACTTGAGCAAAAGCTTATTAATATAAGATCTAAAATGAGGTTTCCTGCAGATACTTTAACTGAAGGATCAGTTTTTGGACAAAAAGAAGATGGTTTGATCTAA
- a CDS encoding hypothetical protein (encoded by transcript BEWA_030960A), translated as MENLEDITDELLGLPGYVRRNLLLMRDLDLKSVALFNEANQRSQTLLINDNDAKQGTPGDRSSVSPSPINSKKDDGDKRQSSATSKVHKIKSDPDTKSSSDHASLRRRASRDPSISDFCDSGAVSEYDRDIDEIQTLRMQGIYALQEKLDVNNQITCMLKHEYENLRSKFDSMYSEMEVKGLIPAELKMNIALNKNKYYPGNPLQPSTDDGGTIKRVGEHSTLPPNQLDIATMFRNVAAQEHWKSESKNLENSSAGDISRDNYDFKQDRPPLNTYGSQQYGRMPSLT; from the coding sequence ATGGAGAATTTAGAGGATATAACTGATGAACTGTTAGGATTACCAGGATATGTGAGGAGAAATCTCCTCTTGATGCGCGATCTTGATTTAAAATCAGTTGCGTTGTTCAATGAAGCCAACCAACGGTCACAAACCCTGTTAATTAACGATAATGATGCTAAACAGGGCACACCTGGAGATAGATCATCAGTATCTCCATCGCCTATAAACTCCAAGAAAGATGACGGCGACAAGCGACAAAGTTCCGCTACATCAAAGGTACACAAGATAAAGAGCGACCCAGACACCAAATCGTCGTCAGATCACGCCAGCTTAAGGAGGCGTGCTTCAAGGGATCCATCTATCAgtgatttttgtgattcAGGAGCAGTCAGTGAATACGATAGAGATATAGACGAAATACAGACACTTCGAATGCAGGGCATATACGCTTTACAGGAAAAGCTCGACGTGAACAACCAAATAACCTGCATGTTAAAACACGAATATGAAAATTTGAGGTCAAAGTTTGATTCAATGTACAGTGAAATGGAAGTAAAAGGGTTGATTCCAGCCGAATTGAAGATGAACATTGCTTTGaacaagaataaatattaTCCTGGAAACCCCCTTCAGCCATCAACAGATGATGGCGGTACTATAAAGAGAGTTGGAGAGCACAGTACACTTCCTCCAAACCAATTGGATATTGCTACAATGTTTAGGAATGTGGCTGCTCAAGAGCACTGGAAATCGGAATCTAAAAATCTTGAAAATAGCTCAGCTGGTGATATTTCAAGGGATAATTATGATTTTAAACAAGACAGACCGCCATTAAACACGTATGGATCACAACAATACGGTAGAATGCCATCGCTTACTTAA
- a CDS encoding hypothetical protein (encoded by transcript BEWA_030970A) gives MCGLFQPIGQVRLTNVATVRLKVKDQRFEIACYRNKVVNWRSGIETDIQEVLQCPYIFTSISKGKLAKNDQLIKAFNTTDIKIICKQILDKGEFQVSKEERNQLLESTFKDVVSILHEVAINPNTGHPLTHTILENALKSSGFSVSLNEPTKKQALKALTILQKRYPNDIARSQMRLRITCLSKQRSTVIEYLKSNSAYIEQDCASSNGDDVEKKHENVDIDPNSEKTTKSVHLEDQTISILFLCCPKLFRDIDGFVNNTLDPPGSLQLVSLNVKDAGNKGLSIQSNSLEGDEFNPPKEEKSLTDDHLVDDFESLNFKFVGTSAEKLEKPKLTCKEIFKCANCSLEFETNALYRKHCKSDFHVLNSKRKLKGMPPITEEEFQDIKSNVEIL, from the exons ATGTGTGGTCTTTTTCAGCCTATAGGTCAAGTGCGACTCACAAATGTTGCAACTGTAAGATTAAAAGTCAAAGACCAACGGTTTGAGATCGCTTGCTATAGAAATAAAGTGGTGAATTGGAGATCTG GTATAGAAACCGATATCCAAGAAGTGCTGCAATGCCCATATATATTCACAAGCATTTCCAAAGGCAAACTCGCAAAAAATGACCAACTGATTAAAGCATTCAATACTACTGATATCAAGATAATATGCAAACAAATACTAGACAAGGGAGAATTTCAAGTCAGCAAAGAAGAGAGAAACCAACTTTTGGAATCGACATTTAAAGATGTGGTCTCAATCTTGCATGAAGTTGCCATAAATCCAAACACTGGGCATCCATTAACGCACACTATTCTGGAAAATGCCCTTAAATCTAGTGGATTTAGTGTATCCCTCAATGAGCCAACAAAAAAACAAGCTCTAAAAGCTCTAACTATCCTGCAAAAACGCTATCCAAATGACATTGCACGATCCCAAATGAGATTGAGGATAACGTGTCTATCTAAACAACGCAGTACTGTAATAGAATACTTGAAATCAAATAGTGCATACATTGAACAAGACTGTGCAAGctctaatggagatgatgtAGAAAAGAAGCATGAAAATGTGGACATTGACCCAAACTCGGAAAAGACCACAAAGTCTGTCCACTTGGAGGATCAAACTATATCAATCTTATTCTTATGCTGCCCAAAACTGTTCAGGGATATAGATGGCTTTGTAAACAATACCCTGGATCCTCCCGGATCACTGCAATTAGTCTCACTCAATGTAAAGGATGCCGGAAACAAGGGGCTATCTATTCAGTCTAATTCACTTGAAGGTGATGAATTTAATCCTCCCAAAGAGGAAAAATCCCTCACAGATGACCATCTTGTGGACGACTTTGAAAGCctaaattttaaatttgtagGAACATCTGCAGAAAAGTTGGAGAAACCAAAACTGACGTGTAAAGAAATCTTTAAATGTGCAAACTGTAGTTTGGAATTTGAAACGAATGCCCTGTATAGAAAACACTGTAAATCAGACTTTCATGTACTTAATTCTAAGAGGAAGCTCAAAGGTATGCCACCCATAACGGAAGAAGAATTCCAAGATATCAAATCTAATGTAGAAATTCTCTAA
- a CDS encoding hypothetical protein (encoded by transcript BEWA_030980A), whose product MAEMESLGMSIKNYKYILILLYNIVKSNHTATLKSKGLYLIICLGKILPSSSTEYHLEISISLYIILKLSDAIKDISIKEMVKISETTIRKLISYLSNPDMDHARLLSVGIISFIINHTPKTNKIMAEKTVEKIIESLLNILLSRKTEGKLKMLSANLLDTMLPIYQVDISKGISGMSLFQWLIEVIRVNHSEICFGLLKFLKLGLARNNDVDNTTILKVFQIVSGALVKIGTKEENIPSESAYTTELMTILSDLLNRIQVLLYS is encoded by the exons atGGCAGAAATGGAATCATTAGGAATGTCAATAAAGAATTACAAATACATCCTAATACTTCTATACAATATTGTAAAAAGTAACCATACAGCTACTCTGAAATCAAAG GGTCTTTACCTAATTATTTGTTTAGGAAAAATACTGCCAAGTAGTAGCACTGAATACCATCTGGAAATATCAATCTCTCTATACATTATACTGAAGTTATCTGATGCTATAAAGGATATTTCAATTAAAGAAATGGTAAAAATATCAGAAACAACTATCAGAAAACTGATATCGTATCTTAGTAATCCTGATATGGATCATGCAAGATTGCTATCCGTAGGAATTATTtcatttattataaatcACACACCTAAAACTAATAAAATAATGGCTGAAAAAACagttgaaaaaattatAGAGTCCCTATTAAATATCCTATTGTCTAGAAAAACTGAAGGAAAATTAAAAATGCTCTCCGCAAATTTACTTGATACTATGCTGCCTATTTATCAAGTAGATATATCAAAAGGCATTAGTGGAATGTCTCTTTTCCAATGGCTGATAGAGGTTATTAGGGTTAATCATTCTGAAATTTGTTTTGGACTTTTGAAATTTCTAAAACTTGGTCTTGCTAGAAACAATGACGTTGACAACACAACAATCTTGAAAG TGTTTCAAATAGTTTCGGGCGCATTGGTCAAAATAGGGACTAAAGAGGAGAATATTCCATCGGAATCTGCCTACACTACCGAGCTCATGACTATATTGAGTGACCTTTTAAACAGAATCCAGGTATTACTTTATTCCTAA
- a CDS encoding Elongation factor Tu GTP binding domain containing protein (encoded by transcript BEWA_030990A) translates to MAHIDAGKTTLAESLLFASNKISRMGSVNDGTTQFDYMEQEIKRGITIRSACSSFDWNSYHINLVDTPGHTDFSGELHRALEVIDGCILVVDGTKGIQAQTKHIYGSLPKNMPRIVFVNKLDRLGVSIDYNLKSIKRHLCSDFLFLENPSYLFEDGDIKDAKISQIVEHMANFDEDIADAYLSDKAVPKKQILEKLREYVQNAKITPVLCGSALKFVGVTDLLSILCELFPHPKPEESEKSNSTTLYTFKTIPDKLPNVNSFCKVIVGTLEPKMKLFNATLSKPDSFRDSQTCKLVQAIDSIKIEDPSLIYKYDPDAIDSIVVGGFGEFHFEILAELLRDNYGIEIEIGDAKIAYKETPADVFRSSLFIDKKPEGIYFPTYINNVEKSHIGLELIIEPLEQSQVTDASSFDLISNSSNISQRCIVAVDDNIYKKYSGEISPSSELGQEVLSNIQDLLLNSLASGPILGSGMILTKITISDIKIYSSSTVAGAKFVASRVLKSIFDKGVFTLLQPIMLITVSIPNEFVGLITKDLRNNRNARIVERSVYQDGNDAQASVVAIAPLQDLLGYTRVIRSITRGNGTFTMVPNGYEPTN, encoded by the exons ATGGCTCATATTGATGCCGGAAAGACTACACTTGCTGAGTCTCTCTTGTTTGCGAGCAACAAAATCTCAAGAATGGGTAGTGTGAATGATGGAACCACGCAATTTGATTATATGGAACAG GAAATTAAAAGAGGTATTACTATACGATCCGCTTGTAGCAGTTTTGACTGGAACTCTTATCATATAAATCTTGTTGATACGCCAGg GCATACCGACTTCTCTGGAGAGCTGCACAGGGCATTAGAGGTTATAGATGGCTGTATATTAGTTGTTGATGGAACAAAAGGGATACAAGCACAGACGAAACACATATATGGCTCCTTACCTAAAAACATGCCTAGAATAgtatttgtaaataaacTTGATAGGCTGGGAGTTTCCATT GATTACAATTTGAAGTCCATAAAGAGGCATCTTTGCTCAGATTTTCTTTTTCTAGAGAACCCTAGTTACCTGTTCGAAGATGGAGACATTAAAGATGccaaaatatcgcaaataGTTGAACATATGGCcaattttgatgaagatatAGCTGACGCATATCTGAG TGACAAAGCGGTTCCTAAAAAACAGATCCTGGAAAAATTAAGAGAATACGTACAGAATGCCAAGATTACACCTGTATTATGTGGTTCTGCACTTAAATTTGTTGGAGTTACTGATCTTTTATCCATTCTCTGCGAATTATTCCCACATCCAAAACCCGAAGAATCAGAAAAAAGCAATTCTACAACTTTGtatacatttaaaacaattCCTGATAAACTTCCAAATGTGAACTCATTTTGTAAAGTAATAGTTGGAACATTGGAGCCAAAGATGAAGTTGTTTAATGCAACATTGTCAAAGCCTGATAGTTTTCGGG ATTCACAAACTTGCAAACTTGTTCAAGCAATTGACAGTATAAAAATAGAAGATCCAAGCCTAATCTACAAATATGACCCAGATGCTATTGACAGTATTGTTGTTGGCGGATTTGGTGAATTTCATTTTGAGATCCTTGCGGAACTACTCAGGGATAATTATG GGATAGAAATTGAGATTGGAGACGCAAAAATCGCATATAAGGAAACACCTGCTGATGTTTTTAGGTCATCATTATTCATTGATAAAAAACCAGAAGGTATATATTTCCCCActtatataaacaatgTAGAAAAATCGCACATTGGCTTGGAATTGATTATTGAACCATTAGAACAATCGCAAGTGACGGACGCATCATCGTTTGATCTAATTTCAAACAGCTCCAATATTTCTCAGCGGTGTATTGTTGCTGTTGATGataacatttataaaaaatattctgGAGAAATATCACCATCATCAGAACTGGGACAAGAAGTATTATCGAATATTCAAGATTTATTGCTAAACTCTTTAGCTTCAGGTCCAATTTTGGGATCTGGCATGATTCTTacaaaa ATAACTATATCGGatattaaaatatactcTTCTTCAACTGTTGCTGGTGCAAAATTTGTGGCATCAAGGGTTCTAAAGAGCATTTTCGACAAGGGTGTATTCACATTACTCCAACCTATAATGTTAATTACTGTTTCTATTCCAAACGAGTTTGTTGGTCTCATTACAAAAGACTTGAGAAACAATCGCAACGCAAGAATTGTGGAGAGATCAGTTTATCAAGATGGAAATGACGCACAAGCTTCTGTTGTTGCAATTGCTCCTTTGCAAGACTTGCTAGGATACACAAGAGTTATTAGATCAATTACAAGAG GGAATGGAACATTTACAATGGTGCCGAATGGATATGAACCAACAAATTGA